From Cherax quadricarinatus isolate ZL_2023a chromosome 49, ASM3850222v1, whole genome shotgun sequence:
cccttgctcccggcattttagccacctcttacaacacgtatggcttacggaggaagaattctgttccacttccccatggagataagaggaaataaacaagaactataaagaaaatagaagaatacccagaggggtgtgtatatatatgcttgtacatgtatgtgtagtgtgacctaagtgcaagtagaagtagcaagacatacctgaaatcttgcatgtttatgagacagacaaaagacaccagcaatcctaccatcatgtaaaacaattacaggttttcgttgtacactcgcttggcaggacggtagtacctccctgggcggttgctgtttaccaacctactacctaggatatctgtctatatctgtgtacatgtgagacagatttattttttttattttattaacactggccgattcccaccaaggcagggtggcccgaaaaagaaaaactttcaccatcattcactccatcactgtcttgccagaagggtgctttacactacagtttttaaactgcaacattaactttgaagggtggcccaaaaagataaacgaaagtttctctttctaaattttgtaatttatacaggagaaggggttactagctcccttgctcccggcattttagtcgcctcttacaacatgcatggcttatggaggaagaattctgttccacttccccatggagataagaggaaataaacaagaacaagaaagaaaatagaagaaaacccagaggggtgtatgtaATTATAagtttgtacatgcatgtgtagtgtgacctaagtgtaagtagaagtagcaagacatacctgaaatcttgcatgtttatgagacagacagacaccagcaatcctaccatcatgtaaaacaaatacaggcttcatTTTTACACTCATGGTAGGACGGTAGGACCTTgaatgattgctgtctaccaacctactacctagtactACTATTTTTTTTGTCCAACAAGTCGGCCTCTCCcacggaggcagggtgacccaaaaaagaaaaactcccCAAAAAGAACATACTTTCCTAATCATTCAACAGTTTCacgtcactcatacataatcagtcttttcagaggcacccagatacaatagtttagaaacatatataaAGATATGTAACATATGCCTCCACACTGCCagtattccaaacccctcctttcaagagcaggtattatacttcccatttccagtactcaagtcctaCTATATAaaattaactggtttccctgaatttttttttttttttttcaacaagtcagccgtctcccaccgaggcagggtgacccaaaaaagaaagaaaatccccaaaaagaaaaatactttcatcattcaacactttcaccacactcacacattatcactgtttttgcagaggtgctcagaatacaacagtttagaagcatatacatataaagatacacaacatatctctccaaactgccaatattccaaaccccctcctttaaagtgcaggcattgtacttcccatttccaggactcgagtccgactatatgaaaataaccagtttccctgaatcccttcactaaatattaccctgctcacactccaacagatcgtcaggtcccaagtaccattcgtctccattcactcctatctaacacgctcacgcacgcttgctggaagtccaagcccctcgcccacaaaacctcctttactccctctctccaaccctttcgaggacgacccctaccttgccttccttcccctatagatttatatgctttccatgtcattctactttgatccattctctctaaatgaccaaaccacctcaacaacccctcttctgccctctgactaatacttttattaactccacaccttttcctaattttcacactccgaattttctgcataatatttacaccacacaatgcccttaaacaggacatctccactgcctccaaccgcctcctcgctgctgcatttaccacccaagcttcacatccatataagagtgttggtactactatactttcatacattcccttctttgcctccatagataacattttttggctccacatatacctcaatgcaccgctcacctttttttcctcatcaattgtatgattaacttcatccttcataaatccatccgccgacacatcaactcccaagtatctgaaaacattcacttcttccatactcctcctccctaatttgatatccaatttttctttatctaaatcatttgataccctcatcaccttactcttttctatgttcactttcaactttctacctttacacacattcccaaactcatccactaacctttgcaatttttctttagaatctcccataagcacagtatcatcagcaaaaagtaactgtcaattcccattttgaatttgattccccataatttaatcccacccctctcccgaacaccctagcatttacttcctttataaccccatctataaatatattaaacaaccatggtgacattacacatccctgtctaagacctacttttaccgggaagtagtctccctcttctacacactctaacctgagcctgactatcctcataaaaactctttacagcatttaataacttaccacctattccatatacttgcaacatctgccacattgctcctctatccactctatcatatgccttttctaaatccataaatgcaataaaaacttccctacctttatctaaatactgttcacatatatgcttcaatgtaaacacttgatctacacatcccctacccactctgaaacctccttgctcatccgcaatcctacattctgtcttacctctaattctttcaattataaccctaccatacacttttcctggtatactcagtaaacttattcctctataatttttacagtctcatttgtcccctttccctttatgtaaagggactatacatgctctccaccaatccctaggtaccttcccctctttcatacatttattaaacaaaagtaccaaccactccaacactatatccccctgcttttaacatttctgtcatgatcccatcagttccagctgctttaccccctttcattctacgtaatgcctcacgtacctcccccacacttacattctgctcttcttcactcctaaaagatggtatacctccctgaccagtgcatgaaattaccgcctctctttcttccttaacatttaaaagttcctcaaagtattttcaccatctacctaatacctccatcttcccatctactaactcccctactctgttttaaactgacaaatccatacttccctaggctttcttaacttgtttaactccaaaattttgtcttattttcattaaaatttcttgagtgcctctcccactctatcatctgctctccttttgcactctcttcacctttcttttactctccatatactctgctcttcttataacacttctgctttgtaaaaacctctcataagctacctttttctcttttatcacaccctttactttatcattccaccaatcactcctctttcctcctgcccccaccctcctataaccacaaacttctgccccacattctaatactgcatttttaaaactattccaaccctcttcaacccccccccccccacccacccacaactcatctttgcactagcccacctttctgccaatagtcgcttatatctcacccgaacttcctcttcccttagtttatacactttcacctccctcttactttttgttgccaccttcctcttttcccatctacctcttactctaactgtagctacaactaaataatgatccgatatatcagttgcccctctataaacgtacATCGTgggcctacccatcaaccttttattttattttccctgaatcccttcacaaaatattatcttgctcacactccaacaggtcatcaagtcccaaaaaccaattatctccattcagtcctatctaacatactcacacaTAGCTGctatatgtccaagccccttgcacacaaaaccataTTTCTGTACTATATTGCACTAATCTGCTTAATATTGCtatttataaaaaataatgaCCAGAATAGATAGCTATTTGATCcaaaaagacagtgggtaattTAATATAATGTTGATTGCCCATACTGAAAATGTTGGATAATACAAATTTGAAAATCCGGAAGCCTGCGTATTTGTAAGAAAGACAGTTTCAAACATTGGCAGCCATTGTTAATTTTCTCAAAATTGGTAATTTTTTAATGTTCCAGACATTAGGGAAAAAATGTATCTGTAGTACAGTATTTAAAGGCATATTACAAAGGAGAATTCCAAAATTTATTTGGTTCTATCCAGTAATTTCTTCATAGCTGCTCTTGTGATAAGAGATGTTTCAGCTACTCTGACCACCCTACAAAATATTTGCAGCCGAGATTGTTGGAATGGCCCAACAGGCGATGGGCGACAGCCAGTTTGGTGCTCGTACTAGGAAAGGAATGTTCCGCACAGTAAGCCAGCTGTACAAGGAGCAGTTGACCAAGCTCATGATGACTCTGAGAAACACCAACCCCAACTTCGTGCGATGCATAATCCCAAATCATGACAAGCGAGCTGGCAAAATTGATGCAGGTCTTGTGCTTGATCAGCTGAggtaagaatttaaaaaaaaaaaagaatttatataaataatttttattttaaaccTAGGTATTTCAAAGTTGAATTGGTATGGTAATATTAACAAGAACTGGAATGATACATGTATGCACAGAtcaataaatttaaatttaacaagtggcttcttcagttctaaCTGTAGAAGCTACTCAGGGTTAAACATTTCCTTATTGTCATTATAAGCATATATGTTAGTTTCTGCTAAACATTTTTATTTGATATTTTCATGATACTTGTTTGACAATGTTGGAAATGCTATATTTATGATTTTAAATATCTTCTAAGGTATTGGAACATCTAGGAATTAAAACAACTTTGGAATAGTGGCATTTGACACTTGTCAGGGATGGAATTTGTATCTGCCCTCCTTTCTTGAATCCATTACCTCCTGCTATTCTTTATTCCTTTAAAGTTTCTTACTGATAATTTTCCTTTAACTTCAAAATTAAATTACAAGGCTGCTAGAAAACTAAAGGATGTATTAAACTCAATGTTAAGTAGCTTTTTGCCTCTGTGAATTGTATATTAAAAGGTTAATATTTTACTTTGTTAATCCATAGTAGTTATATTATTTAGTGCTCAATGTAATTGTCTTTCAGGTGTAATGGTGTGCTCGAAGGTATCAGAATCTGTCGCCAAGGATTCCCTAACCGCATCCCCTTCCAAGAGTTCCGCCAGCGATATGAACTCCTCACTCCCAATGTTATCCCCAAAGGCTTTATGGATGGCAAAAAGGCCTGTGAAATGATGATCCAGGCCCTAGAACTTGAACCCAACTTGTACCGCATTGGCCAGAGCAAGATTTTCCTGAGAGCTGGTGTTTTAGCATCACTGGAAGAGGAGAGAGATATTAAAATGACAGATCTTATTGTACAATTCCAGGCATATTGTCGTGGTATGTTGGCTCGAAAGAACTACCAAAAGAGGCTTCAGCAGCTTAATGCCATTAGAATCATCCAACGTAACTGTGCTGCTTATCTCAAGCTCCGTAACTGGCAATGGTGGCGTCTGTACACAAAGGTAAAACCACTTCTCCAAGTGACTAAACAGGAAGAAAAGCTTGTTCAGAAAGAGGAGGAACTCAGGATGATACAACATGTGCTTGAAGCTCAGAAGAAAACTAATACAGACATGGAAAACAAATTCCAACAAGCATTACAGGAAAAGAATGTCTTGGCAGAACAGTTACAGGCAGAGACAGAGTTATGTGCTGAAGCTGAAGAAATGAGGGCCCGTTTGTTAGCAAGAAAGCAAGAACTCGAAGATATATTGCATGATATGGAAACCAGactagaagaggaagaagagcgTACGAGTAACCTTACAACTGAGAAAAAGAAACTCCAGCTACAGATTCAGGATCTAGAGGAACAGCTAGAAGAGGAGGAGGCTGCTCGGCAAAAGCTCCAACTAGAGAAAGTTCAGTGTGATGGTAAAATTAAGAAATTCGAAGAGGACTATGCATTACTTGAGGATTCAAACCAGAAATTGCTAAAAGAGAAGAAATTACTGGAAGAACGTTCCTCAGATGTTTCAAGTACAttagcagaagaagaagaaaaatctAAACATCTTATGAAACTCAAAGCAAAGCATGAATCTATGCTTACAGAACTTGAGGATAGAATTAAAAAAGAGCAGCAAGGCAGATCAGAATTAGAACGTGCAAAGAGGAAGTGTGAAACGGATCTTAATGATTTGAAGGAACAGATTAATGAGAAAAAGAATCAGATTCACGAAGTACAGATTCAGTTGGCTAAACGAGAGGAAGAATTAGCACAAGCCATGATGAGAGTTGATGAAGAGGCTGCAGCAAAGTCACAGCTGCAGAAGAATATGCGTGAGGTGGAATCCCAATTAAACGAATTACAGGAAGACCTTGAAGCAGAGCGTAACCTAAGAGCAAAGGCTGAGAAGCAGAAGAGAGACTTGAATGAGGAATTGGAGGCACTTAAAAATGAGCTGTTAGATTCACTGGATACAACGGCAGCACAACAAGAATTACGCAGCAAGAGAGAAGAGGAATTAGCCTCTTTAAAGAAAAGTTTAGATGATGATCAGGCACTTCATGAACAACAGATTACTGAGCTACGGCAGAAACACGGGCATGCGCTTGAGAATCTGAATGTAGAAATTGATCAGCTCAAGAAACTAAAAGCTGGTTTGGATAAAGCCAAGAATCAACTTGAAGCTGAAAATGCAGACATGGCAAATGAACTGAAGAGCCTTACAGTTAGCAAACAGGAAAGTGAAAAGAAacgaaaacaatatgaagctatAATCTCAGATATGCAGCAAAAGATTGCAGAATCAGAGCGTAACAAATCTGACATTCAAGAACGTCTTACAAGGTTAGAGCAGGAGTTAAGTGCTGCAAATATTGCAGTGGAAGAAGCAGATTCCAAAGCCATGTCTGCTAATAACCAGTTAAAAAATCTAGAAGCTCACTTGCAAGAGACTCAAGGTCTTCTTGAGGAAGAAACACGGCAGAAGCTCAACCTCAACTCTCGTGTACGTGCTCTAGAACAAGAGAAAGATCATTTACAAGAGTCTCTCGAAGAAGAGGAGAGTGCCAAGCGTAATTTCGAGAAACAAGTTGCTACTCTACAAGTACAGTTAAGTGAGGCAAAGAAGAAAGCTGATGAAGAGTCTGGAAATGCACAACAGTTGGAAGAGACGCGCAAGCGCCAGATGAAAGAACTGGAAGAGCTCCGTGCTCGCTTGGCTGAATTGGAAGCCACAAATGAGAAATTAGAGAAGAGTAAACGCAAGTTGCAAGCTGAACTGGAAGATGCTCAAGTTGACATTGATGCTAACCGTGCCAAGGTTGTCGAGCTGGAGAAGAAGCAACGTAACTTTGACAAACTGCTCAATGAAGAGAAGAGCAATTATGAACGTTGTCAACAGGAGAAGGAAAATTCAGAACGAGAGGCTAGGGAAAAGGAGACAAAGATCCTATCACTGAACAGGTAAATTTGCACTATTGTTATTTGATTTATGCTTTTTCCCCTGTATTTCATATTTATTCAACAGTTCTGCACAAATATTtgtgtatcataacttttcagaGCTTGCAGCAGTACTTGGCCCAGTTGTTAGTGTATAAGAAATAATTAATTTGGCAAAAAAGTAATGTGTAGAGTATTTGCAATCTAATAATGGTCAGGTTTAATGCTCTTAATTGTATTTATTAATTATTGTATTTTCGATATGTACTTTGTTAGAACTTTGGAGGAATACATGGAACGTATTGAAGACCTTGAAACTGGCAAGAAACGATTACAAATTGAACTTGATGATTTGGTTTCAACTCGTGGGACTGCTGATAAGAATGTTCATGAACTGGAAAAAGCAAAACGTGCTCTGGAATCCCAGTTGGCTGAACAGAAGACTCAGGTAAATAATTACAAATACTTGTAACACCTGACTTAAAATGGAACACTTGGTCTTTGGTATAATTTAAAACTATTGTATTAGAATCAgttgtaattattttttattttcaacactcGAGTCCTCTTTCAccattagtaatttatacaagagaaggggttattagccacttgctcctggtattttagtaGCTTCTTATGAcatacatggcttacagaggaaggattcttctccacttctttATGGAGTAATTACTATTTATCTTTGCAGATTGAAGAACTTGAAGATGAACTACAGCTAACAGAGGATGCCAAGCTAAGACTAGAAGTAAATATGCAAGCAATGAAGGCACAATTTGAACGTGACCTGAATGCTAGAGAGGAACAGGGAGAGGAAAAAAGACGTGGACTTGTGAAACAGCTGCGAGAACTCGAGGCAGAGCTCGAGGAAGAGCGTAAGCAACGCACAGCTGCAGTAACAGCACGCAAGAAGTTGGAGGGTGATCTTAAGGACATGGAAGGTCAGTTAGAGATGAACAGCAAGGTCAAGGATGATGCACTCAAGCAGTTAAAGCGAGCAGGAGCACAACTGAAGGAATATCAGAGAGAGGCAGAAGAGAGTAGAGCTTCACGGGAAGAAATGTCTGTTCAATACAAGGAATTGGAAAGAAAGATTAAGGTCATGGAAACTGAACTGCTTCAGTACCAGGAAGATCTTGGTTCTGCTGAAAGAGCTCGCAAGGTAAGATTTACATAAAGGCTGAGTATTTAGTAAAAAATAACTTTTACATATAATTTGTTTTTCTTGTGCAGTTTTGTAAAATTTCCTGGGAGCTCTCAATAATGAGATGCTACATTAATTCTTGTTTATACCTTATAAATAAAAGGAAAGTTAGCTTGTAATTATTTTTGTGTATTGAAGTTTTTAGAGTAAGAATGAGCTTTAGCTCTTGGGCTTGCTTCTGTTTTTGAATGGCATTAAGTAACTCTTTTTCATTTGTTTAAACCTCTGTATGTTTTGTTTATCCTCTTTCCACCTAATGCATTAAGTAGGTTAGCATACGTAGAAGGTTATAATTTTAAGGTCCTGTTAATTAGTCTTAAGCATTGTCCAGGGCAGAATGGATAAGTATACTGGTGCATATAACAAAGATTTTAAAATAGAGATTATATGGACCATAGCTAAGCTGTCTTTCTAGTTTAGCATTGATAGGAGCCCTGTTTGATATGAAGCAGCAGAAAATTGCTCAAGATATGACAGCATCAGAGAGTAGTTGTGCCATAAAGACATTGAAGCAAGCAGAATACTTGAACATGGATTCTGTGTACAGTTGGTTTACTTAGCTCACTGCTGGCATGGGGTATATAGAATGAGGAGTTATAAAGCTGCAGCAGGTAGATGAGTTTCCCATTTTAAAGATAAGTGTTTTTAAGCTGAGTCATTGCTGAATTGGGAAATTCCAAATAAGACATGGTATTAGAAATAAAAAAGTAGGGAGGAAGCTTTAAAAGCAGATATAGCTAGTTGATTGATAGGAAAAAAACTGGAATTGCGTTAGATTTATAACATAAGATTGAACTTTATTGGAGAGGATTGATAAGTAGTCTGTTAGACTGCAAGGACACAAGGTAAGGAAAGATTTTCAGActtgtgtggttgcaggggatagTTATAGCTCATGGCCCTGCCTTTCAACTTACTGCTTGCCAGATTCTCTCCTAACCTTGTGGGCCCTGttgtacctattcttaaaactgtgtgaaGTCTGCCTTCTACCATCACTTCATCGAGGGTATTCTACTT
This genomic window contains:
- the zip gene encoding myosin heavy chain, non-muscle isoform X3, with the protein product MADIDVNDPELKYLVVSRDTFEDPASQAEWTQKRLVWIPHGDHGFVAAGIKGEVGDEVEVEIADTGKRVRVAKDDIQKMNPPKFNKVEDMAELTCLNEASVLHNLKERYYSGLIYTYSGLFCVVVNPYRRLPIYTEKVIEMYKGKKRHEMPPHVFAITDCAYRSMLQDREDQSILCTGESGAGKTENTKKVIQYLAYVAASKAKGGASAAHQENKGELEAQLLQANPILEAFGNAKTVKNDNSSRFGKFIRINFDNSGYIAGANIETYLLEKSRAIRQTQDERTFHIFYQLLAGANQQQKRDFILEDPKHYNFLTRGKIQVPGMDEVAEFQATVKAMQIMGMNNEDIQSVFRTVSAVLMFGNMQFKQERNSDQATLPDNTVAQQVAHLLGLNVTDLVRGFLKPRIKVGRETVTKAQNKEQCEFAVEAIAKALYERLFKWIVMRINRSLDRTKRQGASFIGILDIAGFEIFAMNSFEQLCINYTNEKLQQLFNHTMFILEQEEYQREGIEWKFIDFGLDLQPTIDLIEKPMGILALLDEECWFPKATDKTFIDKLNTSHSVHPKFCKSEFRDKADFAIVHYAGKVDYSGHQWLMKNMDPLNENIVSLLQTSQDPFMVQIWKDAEIVGMAQQAMGDSQFGARTRKGMFRTVSQLYKEQLTKLMMTLRNTNPNFVRCIIPNHDKRAGKIDAGLVLDQLRCNGVLEGIRICRQGFPNRIPFQEFRQRYELLTPNVIPKGFMDGKKACEMMIQALELEPNLYRIGQSKIFLRAGVLASLEEERDIKMTDLIVQFQAYCRGMLARKNYQKRLQQLNAIRIIQRNCAAYLKLRNWQWWRLYTKVKPLLQVTKQEEKLVQKEEELRMIQHVLEAQKKTNTDMENKFQQALQEKNVLAEQLQAETELCAEAEEMRARLLARKQELEDILHDMETRLEEEEERTSNLTTEKKKLQLQIQDLEEQLEEEEAARQKLQLEKVQCDGKIKKFEEDYALLEDSNQKLLKEKKLLEERSSDVSSTLAEEEEKSKHLMKLKAKHESMLTELEDRIKKEQQGRSELERAKRKCETDLNDLKEQINEKKNQIHEVQIQLAKREEELAQAMMRVDEEAAAKSQLQKNMREVESQLNELQEDLEAERNLRAKAEKQKRDLNEELEALKNELLDSLDTTAAQQELRSKREEELASLKKSLDDDQALHEQQITELRQKHGHALENLNVEIDQLKKLKAGLDKAKNQLEAENADMANELKSLTVSKQESEKKRKQYEAIISDMQQKIAESERNKSDIQERLTRLEQELSAANIAVEEADSKAMSANNQLKNLEAHLQETQGLLEEETRQKLNLNSRVRALEQEKDHLQESLEEEESAKRNFEKQVATLQVQLSEAKKKADEESGNAQQLEETRKRQMKELEELRARLAELEATNEKLEKSKRKLQAELEDAQVDIDANRAKVVELEKKQRNFDKLLNEEKSNYERCQQEKENSEREAREKETKILSLNRTLEEYMERIEDLETGKKRLQIELDDLVSTRGTADKNVHELEKAKRALESQLAEQKTQIEELEDELQLTEDAKLRLEVNMQAMKAQFERDLNAREEQGEEKRRGLVKQLRELEAELEEERKQRTAAVTARKKLEGDLKDMEGQLEMNSKVKDDALKQLKRAGAQLKEYQREAEESRASREEMSVQYKELERKIKVMETELLQYQEDLGSAERARKNAEIERDELQEELNQYSSKATLSADEKKRLEARISTLEEELEDEQGNVEVLMDKMRKSQLSMEQLQTDYNTEKSSVVKLEGQRSMLERQNKELKAKLAELEVEIRSKTKATIAALESKVSNLEEQLEVESRDRLTQAKANRKLEKKLKELVMQMEDERRHADQYKEQLDKSNARVKHLKRTMEETEDELSKEKMQRRKAQREVEDMMESQEAQNREISSLKTKLSQAEAEKVLSQITKRTNRGLCKLMKNASTSNVIDLAQDFSSSEDEKRGGAGLGSRLDFLGVKRGSIAAASDDSQNADDSVDGEEDATK
- the zip gene encoding myosin heavy chain, non-muscle isoform X10 encodes the protein MADIDVNDPELKYLVVSRDTFEDPASQAEWTQKRLVWIPHGDHGFVAAGIKGEVGDEVEVEIADTGKRVRVAKDDIQKMNPPKFNKVEDMAELTCLNEASVLHNLKERYYSGLIYTYSGLFCVVVNPYRRLPIYTEKVIEMYKGKKRHEMPPHVFAITDCAYRSMLQDREDQSILCTGESGAGKTENTKKVIQYLAYVAASKAKGGASGELEAQLLQANPILEAFGNAKTVKNDNSSRFGKFIRINFDNSGYIAGANIETYLLEKSRAIRQTQDERTFHIFYQLLAGANQQQKRDFILEDPKHYNFLTRGKIQVPGMDEVAEFQATVKAMQIMGMNNEDIQSVFRTVSAVLMFGNMQFKQERNSDQATLPDNTVAQQVAHLLGLNVTDLVRGFLKPRIKVGRETVTKAQNKEQCEFAVEAIAKALYERLFKWIVMRINRSLDRTKRQGASFIGILDIAGFEIFAMNSFEQLCINYTNEKLQQLFNHTMFILEQEEYQREGIEWKFIDFGLDLQPTIDLIEKPMGILALLDEECWFPKATDKTFIDKLNTSHSVHPKFCKSEFRDKADFAIVHYAGKVDYSGHQWLMKNMDPLNENIVSLLQTSQDPFMVQIWKDAEIVGMAQQAMGDSQFGARTRKGMFRTVSQLYKEQLTKLMMTLRNTNPNFVRCIIPNHDKRAGKIDAGLVLDQLRCNGVLEGIRICRQGFPNRIPFQEFRQRYELLTPNVIPKGFMDGKKACEMMIQALELEPNLYRIGQSKIFLRAGVLASLEEERDIKMTDLIVQFQAYCRGMLARKNYQKRLQQLNAIRIIQRNCAAYLKLRNWQWWRLYTKVKPLLQVTKQEEKLVQKEEELRMIQHVLEAQKKTNTDMENKFQQALQEKNVLAEQLQAETELCAEAEEMRARLLARKQELEDILHDMETRLEEEEERTSNLTTEKKKLQLQIQDLEEQLEEEEAARQKLQLEKVQCDGKIKKFEEDYALLEDSNQKLLKEKKLLEERSSDVSSTLAEEEEKSKHLMKLKAKHESMLTELEDRIKKEQQGRSELERAKRKCETDLNDLKEQINEKKNQIHEVQIQLAKREEELAQAMMRVDEEAAAKSQLQKNMREVESQLNELQEDLEAERNLRAKAEKQKRDLNEELEALKNELLDSLDTTAAQQELRSKREEELASLKKSLDDDQALHEQQITELRQKHGHALENLNVEIDQLKKLKAGLDKAKNQLEAENADMANELKSLTVSKQESEKKRKQYEAIISDMQQKIAESERNKSDIQERLTRLEQELSAANIAVEEADSKAMSANNQLKNLEAHLQETQGLLEEETRQKLNLNSRVRALEQEKDHLQESLEEEESAKRNFEKQVATLQVQLSEAKKKADEESGNAQQLEETRKRQMKELEELRARLAELEATNEKLEKSKRKLQAELEDAQVDIDANRAKVVELEKKQRNFDKLLNEEKSNYERCQQEKENSEREAREKETKILSLNRTLEEYMERIEDLETGKKRLQIELDDLVSTRGTADKNVHELEKAKRALESQLAEQKTQIEELEDELQLTEDAKLRLEVNMQAMKAQFERDLNAREEQGEEKRRGLVKQLRELEAELEEERKQRTAAVTARKKLEGDLKDMEGQLEMNSKVKDDALKQLKRAGAQLKEYQREAEESRASREEMSVQYKELERKIKVMETELLQYQEDLGSAERARKNAEIERDELQEELNQYSSKATLSADEKKRLEARISTLEEELEDEQGNVEVLMDKMRKSQLSMEQLQTDYNTEKSSVVKLEGQRSMLERQNKELKAKLAELEVEIRSKTKATIAALESKVSNLEEQLEVESRDRLTQAKANRKLEKKLKELVMQMEDERRHADQYKEQLDKSNARVKHLKRTMEETEDELSKEKMQRRKAQREVEDMMESQEAQNREISSLKTKLSSSKMGSHILSSRRSLTTTTITTDDQED